One Nitrospiraceae bacterium DNA segment encodes these proteins:
- a CDS encoding GIY-YIG nuclease family protein — MPYFVYILKSKTAGSSYTGSSGNLEKRLAEHNSGKSYSTKYKKPWELVYKEEYPTRAEAVSREKFFKTVAGRLELKEKGIL; from the coding sequence ATGCCTTATTTTGTTTACATTCTAAAAAGTAAGACTGCAGGAAGTTCGTACACAGGCAGTTCCGGCAATCTTGAAAAAAGACTTGCAGAGCATAACTCAGGAAAATCCTATTCGACTAAATACAAAAAACCATGGGAATTAGTTTATAAAGAGGAATATCCAACGCGTGCAGAGGCTGTTTCTCGAGAAAAATTTTTTAAAACTGTAGCCGGCAGATTAGAGCTGAAAGAAAAAGGAATTCTATAA
- a CDS encoding molybdopterin-binding protein, whose translation IFQERAMCDAKGTEVLSKIGAKTVPVQNAVGMVLAHDITEIRKNDFKGRAFKKGHVIKEGDVDHLKRLGKENLFVLNIDETEMHEDDAAYALAQALIGEGVKMTGETKEGKITLAADRDGLLKINKEALLSFNMLGEVMCATIHNNTVVKKDQIIGGTRAIPLVVKKDIVNAAVSAVSQNSRAIQVKEFRKPKAGVVITGNEVYHGKIKDAFAPIIKEKIEEFKGEIVGMYYAPDDEKFIEEKLRELISAGADILITTGGMSVDPDDVTRFAIRNLGAKDLCYGSAVLPGAMFLTAYVGSIPVLGIPACGMYHRTTIFDLVFPRILAGEKIGRKELAEMGHGGLCLDCEECRYPHCPFGK comes from the coding sequence TATTTTTCAGGAGAGAGCCATGTGTGATGCGAAAGGCACGGAAGTATTAAGCAAAATTGGAGCAAAGACTGTTCCTGTGCAAAACGCAGTGGGGATGGTGCTTGCTCACGATATCACCGAAATACGAAAAAACGATTTTAAGGGAAGGGCATTTAAAAAGGGACATGTAATAAAAGAAGGAGATGTAGATCATCTTAAAAGACTTGGGAAGGAAAATCTTTTTGTTCTCAATATAGACGAGACAGAGATGCACGAGGATGATGCGGCATATGCGCTTGCGCAGGCGCTTATTGGCGAAGGCGTTAAGATGACAGGCGAGACTAAAGAAGGCAAGATAACACTTGCGGCTGACAGAGACGGATTGTTAAAGATCAATAAAGAAGCGCTTTTAAGCTTCAATATGCTCGGCGAAGTTATGTGCGCAACAATACATAATAATACTGTTGTTAAAAAAGACCAGATAATCGGAGGAACAAGAGCGATACCTCTTGTTGTTAAAAAAGATATAGTGAATGCCGCGGTCTCAGCCGTGAGCCAAAACAGCAGGGCAATACAAGTAAAAGAATTCAGAAAACCCAAGGCAGGGGTTGTTATTACAGGCAATGAAGTTTATCACGGAAAGATAAAGGACGCATTTGCTCCGATAATAAAAGAAAAGATAGAAGAATTCAAAGGCGAGATAGTTGGAATGTATTATGCGCCTGATGATGAAAAATTCATAGAAGAAAAACTCAGAGAGCTGATAAGCGCAGGAGCAGACATATTGATAACAACAGGAGGAATGTCTGTTGACCCTGATGATGTTACGAGGTTTGCAATAAGAAATCTGGGGGCAAAAGATCTGTGTTACGGTTCAGCTGTGCTTCCGGGAGCAATGTTTTTAACAGCCTATGTTGGGTCCATCCCTGTCCTAGGAATACCTGCATGCGGAATGTATCACAGGACAACAATATTCGACCTTGTTTTTCCGCGCATACTTGCAGGAGAGAAGATAGGAAGGAAAGAACTCGCAGAAATGGGACACGGCGGCTTATGTCTGGACTGCGAAGAATGCAGATACCCGCACTGCCCTTTCGGTAAATAA